The DNA window GCTGGCGGCGGTCGTCGGCGGCCTCTTCGGGCTGGCCCTGGCCTATTTCACGACCACGTTGAAAATGGACCAGTTCGTGATCGGCCTGGCCCTGTACTTCATCGGCCTGGCGCTGTCCACGCTCTTCTACCGGCTGGCGGTCGGCGTCACCCTCGCCCCTCCGCTGATCTCCACGCTGCGGGATCTGCCCGTGGCCGGCCTCAGCCGCATCCCGGTGCTGGGCCCGATCCTCTTCCGGCAGAACGTCCTGGTGTACGGCGCCGTGCTGCTCTCCGCGGCGCTCTCCCTCTTGCTCCGGTCCACCGGGCCCGGGCTGGCCCTGCGGGCCGTCGGGGAGAACCCCATGGCCGCCGACGCCCTCGGCGTGAATGTGCCGCTGGTGCGTTATCTGACCACCGTGGTCGGGGCCATACTCATCGGGCTGGCCGGCGCCTACCTGCCGATGGTCTACACCGGCACCTTTACCGAGGGGATGGTGCGGGGCCGGGGCTGGCTCTCCATCGCCCTGACCTTCTTCGGCGGGTGGAATCCGGCGCTGATCTTCCTGGGGGCCCTGTTCTTCGCGGGGGTCGAGGTGCTGGCGTTCCGGGTGCAGGTCACGGGCGCGGGGATCCCGTACCAGTTCATCCTCATGCTCCCCTACCTGGCCACCATGGTCGTGATGATGCCCGCCTTTCGGCGTCTTCAGGTGCCCGCGTTCCTGGGGAAGAACTACGACCGCGAACGACGGTTGCTGCTGTAGCCGAACGGGACGACACGGGATCCGAAAGGGATTGGACCCTCGGATCGAGCACTGGTAAACGCGGTTCGCCATCGAGGTCGCCG is part of the Armatimonadota bacterium genome and encodes:
- a CDS encoding ABC transporter permease — encoded protein: MLTLVPYVLAGQGTMLAGRAGVFNVAQEGIMLVGASVGFLGAYLSGGNLLEGLLLAAVVGGLFGLALAYFTTTLKMDQFVIGLALYFIGLALSTLFYRLAVGVTLAPPLISTLRDLPVAGLSRIPVLGPILFRQNVLVYGAVLLSAALSLLLRSTGPGLALRAVGENPMAADALGVNVPLVRYLTTVVGAILIGLAGAYLPMVYTGTFTEGMVRGRGWLSIALTFFGGWNPALIFLGALFFAGVEVLAFRVQVTGAGIPYQFILMLPYLATMVVMMPAFRRLQVPAFLGKNYDRERRLLL